The window GATCAACCGGTGATTGTCGAGTGTTTCGATCCCGCCACCAACAGCTGCAAACTCAATGGAAGTTGTAGGCTGAAGGGAATTCTCGCTGAGGCCGTGGGCAGTTTTTACCGCCACCTTGATCAATTCACCTTAGCTGATTTGCTCACCGGACGGAATCGCAAACGGATGATCCAAAGCCTCCAGATGGATACGCGCTGAACATGCCCCAGGGCATGGCTAGCATCCTGAAAGGTCAAGATTCCTCAAGAACAGGAGTGCTCCCACGTCGACTCTATCGCCTAGCTGGAACGC is drawn from Verrucomicrobiales bacterium and contains these coding sequences:
- a CDS encoding Rrf2 family transcriptional regulator produces the protein LAKLGYLQTRRGRGGGMQLALNPEQIRLGKLIRETEDQPVIVECFDPATNSCKLNGSCRLKGILAEAVGSFYRHLDQFTLADLLTGRNRKRMIQSLQMDTR